A window of Chrysoperla carnea chromosome 3, inChrCarn1.1, whole genome shotgun sequence genomic DNA:
ttcaaattttgtcatatcaAATATAgtttaagatttttatgtaatatggcaaatttgaCATCAGGCAACCAGCGTATTGAAACAAATAGAACCGAAATCAAACAAATCTTTTTTCGAACTCAAATGATTCGGTAGAAAATACAGAGATAGATTTTAACTATcgtctttattttttaaaataaagactcGATCTCGATCGCAATATTAATCGAGATATTCtcaattaaatcaaatcaaaacaaacaagTTTGGTTTTAATGTACCTATAcgttgtgtttttttaatgtactcATACATTGCGTTTTTTTAATGGACTAAtacgtttgttttaaattatcattaaaatttgcattcacaaatgtacaaaaaaattttctttttattataatttcatccTGTTGTAATAGGATAGTTTTTGGACACCccatttataaaagaatttatatacaataaaaataattctttttttatttaaaaattagagtCTGGAATCGAAGGATGTATTTCAATGGCAGCTGAAATAAATCCAATAGCCAATGAAGTGTATAAGTATAATTTCCCAGACACCGATCTATCTGGTCGCAATATTCAAGGCTTAACACCTGAtgtcataaataaaatgaatatcaaCTTAATCTTAATGTCTCCACCATGTCAACCATTTACAAGAAATGGAAATTTTGGCGACGATGAGGATCCTAGATCTGATTCATTTATTCACATTCTATCAATGATCAAAGATTTGAAAgatcttaattatattttaatagagaATGTTAAAGGATTTGAGAAATCGAATACTaggaattttttaaagaaaactttagAAGAAGCAAATTTTACTTACCAAGAATTTATACTATCGCCTTTGCAGTTTGGAATACCTAATTCGAGGCATCGTTATTATTGTTTGGCGAAGaaaaattcattagaatccgACTTTACACCAAACGTTATAGTAAGTATATGCAGGCAATTTCGAATTATTTGATAGCACACAACAGTAATACTAATTAGCTACACCAGTAGGTCACACTATTTGAAacacaatacaatttttgaataaaatattaattttttattttaagaaaacaaatttaaatatcgaCACAGCAGAGCCATTTCCATTAAAGGATATATTAGaagaaaatattgttgtaaacgATTACGAACTTCAAGAAAAACAATTATGTAAATACATAAAAGTATTAGACATATGTTACAAAGATTCAAATCGCTCCTGTTGTTTTACAAAAGCATATGGCCGATATCTAGATGGAACAGGAAGCGTTTTCTGTCCAATTAGTGAAGAGACGGCAAATAACATTCTAAAAGAAGCTAAAAATACAGGTGTGtccattgaaaatttgaaaagattacAATTAAGGTACTTCACTCCAAAGGAAATTTCAAGATTAATGTGTTTcccagaaaaatttaattttccaccTTCAATTACGACAAAACAACGTTACCGATTACTGGGGAATAGTATTAACATTAAAGTTGTTTCGTTGTTGATCcgattattgataaataattcacttgaatcgattaaaagttaattttacgcCATAGACATATTacgtattatattaaatatacactgATTTTATGGATATTCCTTGCAAATAAGCTGTAATTGCACTGTGGATCTTTTGCGAACTACAGTTGATAACAATGAAATTTTGCTAATGCCGCGAATACACGATCCCAGTATTTCAAACCATAGctgaatattattgaaaattaaaacatagCATTGGAATATTGGGCTGGGTTAAAACACTGGCTCCTTGTGTATCAGATCCAACGTGTATCAGTACAATATAGTCTTTATAGGTTTGTTATAACCATATTTGTAGAGATCGCTAGGTAATTGTCAAGTGGTCTAGCTAAATCGTAGCTCTTGCTACACTTTAAGCTCTAGTTACTGCAACAACTACATTAAGAATCACAATCATTAACGGTTTTATAATCGAATATTACCAACTACAGCCAaagataattgataaaataattacgaTCCACGGTGTAAATATCatctaatattaattaatctagatgaagatatattttttaaattttgaagcgATCTATTAGCGGgctatattattatgtaataagtctatgctttataattatttaaaagtaaacaaaaataaaaatttacgttttgttacataagtataatttaaaattttaatagtacaaaatagattattaaaattacaataattacaactccatcacattttatttaagttcCTATTAATCGAATCTCCTTAtcttaaaaatcgaatttacctaataataattattctataaGTCTATTGGTTTTGtgagtaaacaaaaaaattgcaattcgATTAGATATCTATAATAAAACTACTTTAAGCAAGAATTTGCttataatagacctttttcatgaaaaacagaaatgctttttgttaatttttttatgaaaatataggtcgagtagagcctgtaactcgaaaattacgtatttttaacaataaaaacactatcaaaaaaattgttaaaaagtcacaatatttgaaataagttaatacgatttttttttgctccaccgcacacgtgatctgtgataacaatccgacaagcaatgacaataaaacagtgtcaacagtcgtattaatatatcattattatcaactttaaatgacgtcaaaccgaCCTTCGTGTGTTTCCgtatcgttttcgccaatttgaattttaatgattttcattgtctgttttctcggtcatatggctccaaaaaaatcggggaaaaaaaaacccatttatcaagacttttactttcatttgaaaaaagaaaaaaaaatgtgaaaaaggtctattatatCTGGAATGGATGGCAAGATTTTTGTTGAGTAaccaacttaaaaattatttgtatattattaattctttgaaaacattaatttagCCCCCATGTCAAGTATACAAAACCAAGTTATCGTCAATCTTTAATAATTAGaatgaaagtttaaaagttatgcttttaaaaaaagttttgtttccgATATAAGCTTAGGATTGATACCATTTAGATAAACTAAAAAATCGAGAgactttgattaaaataaatatcgtatacatgattaaaagcaagcaacaacaaaaaaataataataattaaaaaaatttagagaccttgatgtaaataaatatcgtatacatgattaaaagtaaacataaaaaataataatttaaaaaagtcgagagactttgatgtaaataaatctcgtatacatgattaaaagtaaacataaaaaataagaatttaaaaaaatcgatagactttgatgtaaattaatctcgtatacatgattaaaagtaaacataaaaaataataatttaaaaaaatcgagagactttgatgtaaataaatctcgtatacatgattaaaagtaaacaacacaaaaaaaaaatatgtttatcaatttttagcGCGTAGGACTCTCGTTTTCGAAAAATAGAGAATAAACATGATATAGGGACCACAGCTCATCAAAGAACTCACGAATTTAGGATTATCCTACATTGGATAAACGGGCTAATTGcctaaattaattcttattattatacaattaattataagaGAAACCTAAATTACTGTTAATTCAGGTGGCAATgggattttatttacaatagcaaatttttttaacgcttCAAAACGTGTTCTGTAACTTTGAACTTCGTCTCGAATTCGTGCTGTCTCTTCTTGCATTATTTCCATATCCCGCCATTCCTAAATATCAAAATGTAAtacgattaaaataaaattatttaaaaattatttggtaaaatcatatcgaataatgaaatattttttaccaaaattatttgattaggTGGGCTTAATTTGGGTCTGTGAGCTTTTGTAGTTATATTGATATCCTTTATCTAATTTTACGACAGAGAAGTCATTTAGTGAAATTATGATAACTTTCACTTAGAGCAAAATTGCTGtcccaataaaaatataaaataattttggtaaaaaatacgATTTCATTTTACGatcgacaaaaataaaaattagattacACCAAGAACCTGTGTCTTTTCAGACTCCAATTCATCCTTCTGTTCGATTCTCTTTATTCGACAAGATGCTGCATATCCTCGATTTTTTAATGTTCGCCTTCTTTGTTTCATACGAACAATTTCTTCTCTTGTAAGACCCCTAAGTTTTAAATGACGATTCAAATCTTTAACTGAAATTGACACCAATTCGTCATCAGATATATCGATAACTGGTGTAGGTGATAATGGTGccttaaataataacaatattttaacttaGTTGTAAGGAAATACAttcttcaataataaatatttaatttccaaaCCTTAAATCGTACAGGATTTTTCCTGTCCCCTTTTTTACTATCTGACATTATATGGTGAGACATCCTATTACGtctaaatattgataaaactattgtatatatattatatatttttcacaaatcaCTAGTGGCTTTTTTgcctttgtataaaataaatactttaaacttaaaaactaataaaatttttcaataaatatttgtaaaaataataaaaattacgcATCAATTATTGTAGAAGGTGATAGGTACAAAAGTTTTTGTAGCTGTACATTACAATTCCAGAGAATTCTAAAAATATAGCAAAATATCGAtagagtttttttatattaggcAAAGTATTGGTAGACAGTcatacataaatttgaaaattttattatttgaaaaacaattctgctgataataatatttttattaataattatcaatttaaaaaattcatttctccACTAAAGATTAAAGTTCGATTAAATATAAGTTATCGAAGTGTTaagtagttaaaaatgtaatatttaatgaatatgttatattttgttaaaattcgtAAGGAAATaggtgaaaaataataaaggaaATGAGtcattatatatgaatatatttaatcaaggaaattaaatcttttacaaaccaaatttttttatctatcgataaaaaacaacaataaacgATTTGGTTTAAGTGATTTTTATAAAGCTTGGCTAACATGAGACAAATTTCAGAACCGTCAATAAGAAGCATTtgatatatgatatatttttacgaAATACAATGTTATACAACTTCTGAGAATCCAGAAAGTAGcttttactataaatataagCCACCTACTTTAAACCAATCGAAAgctattttatatcaaaataaattattgaagttAAACTTCTTTAGGCtcattatgaaaaaatgaagAGAGTGAATTTTTAAGATAAGCGCACACATGTGACTCGAAAACTACATGTTGAAGTAAGTTACAGTTCTTTAACATCGTGAATTTAGTCGTAGTAAAGAGACTGTAGTGTGTGTTATTtgcttacattatttataaattattatatttgttattaccgaagaagtataacttcttaCGTTCATACATAAGTACACAcatcctttttataccatgcatatatgtaatatgcaaggtatactacgtttagtcccaagtttgtaacgcttaaatatattaatgctatgaacaaaattttggtacaggtgtttataaaatcacctaattagttcattttcggttgtctgtccgtctgtctgccaacacgataactcaaaaacgaaaaaagatatcaagctgaaatttttacagcgtactcagaacgtaaaaaagttcaagttcgtaaatgaacaacataggtcataCAACGTCCATTATCATTATATATATCAGAAATTAGCCCCAGATCGAAATTTGATATAGCTAAGACGAACTTTGatagatttgaaatttgaagagctttttcgttcgtcttaATAATCTTAATCACGCTGAACTTCGCTTTTCAGTCAATTATAGCACACCCTATACACCAGACTTTATAacttatcaataattaataaattattaaatacaaacacgttaattattcgaattaacgtaaagtatttttttatcatctgTTACCGCTTTTATATTCCGTGAATGTTCATGGTTGTTTAAATTGCAACCCATAGCGCtaatatagataaaatattggAAAGATAAAAGCGATGTGATAGAATAGagatttataaatgaatatatttgttaaaaattcttttgtttgatatgtgattaataatatatattatattgtgatattagtttttttttttgttttttgataagatGTTTATGTGAACGAGTGTttgtgtatgataatgaacgaAGTATATGAATCGGTGTAACTTCTCAAATCAAGTTCGATGTGTCAAATTGTTGAATGATATCATCATCCGTTTTATTACTTAACAAAAgttgcaaataataataaagtttatttttttatatgattctattaatatacataattgttattattaataatgaagtTTATCTTAATTTGTTATAACGACGAATTATTAttcgattaaaatatatttaaatatttaggttatattgttttgaaaaatatataagtaatttatttatttgaaaaattgtttatggatttgaatttataatgaaaaaatcattAGCGCGAGTCAAACAACAATTAGCCGATCAAttaaggtataaaaattacattattataatttggaaGAAAAGCCACTCCCTCttacgaaattttatattttagaccTGGCCGAACTGATGTGTTAAGTGAAGAATTACAGGCAGCTGATAAACGGGTTGAATATTTGCGGGAAGTTTTACAAACATTAAGTAAAGCTTTACCGTTACCTGCAAATGGAGATAAACGACCTGTAAGATTCAAATTTGGATTTAACTACTTAAATAGCTTCGAATGGAACTTACGATctccaaaattttgaatttttgtttgcaaGTTAATAACCAtcttaaaatatctattaaaatgTGCTTGTTTAGATGATAAAAGCTCTTCTTACTGGTTGACCGTTAATAGGGTTGTAGACGCATTTCATTTGCAAAAGGGACCGAATTAAAGCCGGCTAATCTGGACTAAGTTTAGTAGTTTTTAGCGTTTTTTAGGCAGAGCCAAGCTGGATTTATACAATTTCTGCCCTTTCAAGTAGACAGTAACTCGAAAACCAATTTGTATAGAAATTGCTGCCTACACTCGCCTGTTTCCACGAGTGCTTAAAATAGCAGTTAGTAACGTGAGACCCTTCCTGTGAGAAGAACATGAACTTCTGTGGTGAGATATAAGTTTCCAccttacaaaaaattgaaattattagcaaaatcatcTAGTGACTcctaaatatttatagtatattttctattcgttgtgtgcgtagtcatggtagggacaataaaatcgatgccagtgcttccagtgaaaaggaggctgttatgactaacttgcaattctttacatgttaatgttatagaaaatgtcaaattaaaattattgaaaaacacgaattaattaaacttaatgcatttaaaattgtaaaaataagaaatcaaattgcataaatattattcttcaaatgtaaattatcataattatttatttaaatttgtgagacaataatattaaattttcaatgtaagtcataaatgcaatccatacaattatatatgcatccatacaattctataattaaagtagtgtatcgttaccatggaaacgaaactcacgcacggagcgaataaattaaaaagatatagatactaaaaagtcataattcattgagtatatctctatgaatatatctctataaaactcacgcacggtgcgaataataaCATCCTTCTTTCTAGAGTACACTTCacactattttaaataattctgaaaACCGTGTTCGTGTCCCTTTCATTTACTCATTATAACAATAAGCAAAGAGAGGGATCTGATGAttgctttttattaattaaaattggtgctaatttttattaaaattatagtttttttaacagtttcaaaacaaatgtaattttttttctcaaaaaagtattaaatacaatttattcattGCAAACTCAGGTTTACCGAGAATGGAGATCGTGAATTTTGATTCCAAGCATTTCTTTTAACTTTtccttaataattataaataattgattattatatttacttttagaaAAAAGGACCTGACTACAatatctataatttattaaaaaatgaaaaattacaagCTTTTGATGAAGGCTGTGGTGAATTAAttcaaccaatttttttaaaatattctgatatgttttataatttagctGATGAGTATGTGAGTTATGAATCAGAAGTTGATCAAAAAGTAGCGACACCATTACATAAATTACTTGAGACTGATATATCGaaactaaagaaaaatttaaataagtatgtTAGTGATCGAGATTCGGCAAATAATCGTTTACAAGTAAGTTTATTACGTTGCATTTATGtcacatcctgtatatatattgaacgccctgtatattgtatatattatattataacactGGTAGCCTTTATTTAACATAAGTCTATTATTTACGATTATTTGAAATcagatacattatttttaattaatttttgtagacTGCCCAAAACAGGCATTATGAAATGCCTAATAAACATCATGTTGATCAAAGTAAGTTATCCTCTCTACAAGATGATTTAGAAGAAGCTGGACAAAAGGTTGAACAAGCATCGGATCAACTGGCGCACGATATGTTTACGCTATTATCTAAAGAGCCTGAAATatccaattatattttattacacatcAAATTACGTCGACAATATTATGAAAATGCTCTGGATGTGATGAATCGATTAATAcctgacatcgaaaatttaataagtaaGTTTCATTTATGTTTACGAAACGGTACTGTAATAATATTCGTGTATTGATTCAactaatattgaaattttaaattcttttcagATAATAGTGAAGTACGACCTGTATTCAATTGCCCGCTAGCCGATCATTTACGTGTGACGAAACGTAAAATAGCACTTCCAATCGAATTATGCGTATGTGCAATTATGGAACATGGAATAGCCGAGGAAGGTTTATTTCGAGTAGCTGGCGGTGCTTCGAAATTACGACGTTTAAAATTGTCAATTGATGCCAATTGTTTAACACTCCCATTACCACCTGAATATAAAGATATTCATTTATTCGCGGGTGTATTGAAATCATATTTGCGAGAATTGCCAGAACCATTGTTAACATTTAATCTGCATGGTGACTGGATTCATGCTGGTCGAATTACTAACGAAGAAAAACGTATAATAGCGATCAAAGACGTATTATCGAACTTACCTCAAGAAAATTATGACAATCTAAAAtacttaatcaaatttttatctgaattatcaaaaaattcacaaaataaaatgtccTCACATAACATCGCAATTGTGATGTCACCAAATCTTCTTTGGGGCCGACAAGAACCCGATTTGGACGAAGTTTGTTTCACAAGTGTAGCTGTTGATACTTTAGTAACACACGCAGATTTATTTTTCCCCGGTGaaactgaattttatttaacatataaatcgGGTGAAATTTTTCGACccgatttttcaaataaaatttacactcATACTAGAAATAGTAGTAACGATACCAATGTTATAATATTAGATCATGAAACAACAGGTGCTAATTATTCAGTGGAAAATTCAAGCCCAAAACCGGTAACTCGCAGAAAAAATAAACCTGCTCCCGAGCCTCCGAAAATTGATGTTGTTCCTTCAAATGAAACGAGTAAAATAGAAAAACCCCCACGTGCAATTGTATCTGGAACTGCAACTGTTAATCGTTCGACGTATAAAAAAGAGAAACAAGATATTGATTCGAAAAATGACGATGACGTAAATGTACAGTCTATGAATGTTCGTCGTAAAAGTTTAGATATTGATCGTGAAATGCCACAATCACCGAAGTCAAATCAAGTAAAAAAAGAGCATCACACTACATTTAGTAAAGAAGATATAAGCGAACCTACTTTAATATCAAATACAGCTACAACACCAGTCAAAGATCTGACTGATCCTTCAACCAAATTCTTTGAGAGTAACCATGCTACTAGCGCCAATGTAAACCAAATAAATGCACAAACAGTTACAGCGGGAAAAATTACAGTAGTTTCTGAAAATTTACAAACGAAATCATGTGTACAACGTCCTACATGTAGACCACCGCCAGTAGCTGCGCCTAGATTATCTTTAGCTGAACAAAATAAAGCAATGGCCAAAGGAAACGAGAATAAAATGACGAAATCTTTGAACGAAGTAGAATTGCGTGGTTGTTCGGAAACTGTAGAATTGCGGCGACCAGCAAATAGAGATGAAATTTATTCAACTTTAGAACGTGGGAATAAACCTACGATACCAGAACGTCCAGCATCATTAAGACCAGCTAGTTTTCGATTAAATCGTCCACCAGTTAGTGTAGGGGATACCTCAGTTAACAATGAATTAAATTCGGGGGTATTAGAAAGAACTGTGATGTACAATGTGCCAGATAAACAGCAAGTATCGTTTGTACAATTCAAAGATAGAATGCCGCCGGGTCATGACACACAAATAgcggaaaaagaaaaatttttaggtcATCAACCAGctgtaaatgataattttaattcgcaATTTTTATCGTTACGGTTAGAGAAAAATGGTCCTGAGCATGAATCAACAGATGATTTACAACGTAGTACGGATGATTTATCGACAAATTCATTGCAAAGACGACGATCTGTAGGTGCAAAACCCATTCGTCCTCCAAAACCAGATATAGCGAAATCAACTGAACGTCTTAATTTACTTGCGAAATCAAATGAAAGGTTAAATAATGTCACTACTACAATAGTATTAAGTGAAGTTAATAATTCGATTACTGATGCAAAACCTAGTCATGGACGAACTATGTCTGAAGGGAACATTGTAGATTCACCGTCTAACACCATATCGACCTCTTCAACAGATCAACAAGGCAATTCAATTACTGCTCCTGGATTATCTAGTATCACACATCGACCATCATCACCAAAACATGCAAATCCATCAAGGCCTCCTAGGCCGCAACCTCCGCCGCCTCCGCCTCCAACTATAGCTAAGCAAAAAACGTCTGAGAGTAcagatttataataatttaagtgaGATAGgcctaagaaaaatttaaatgaaaatagatgaatcaaattgaataaaaatattctttaatctGTTCgtttaaacaaagaaaatccTTAAAGATaacactttttcaaaattatttgccTAAAATGATGCGAcgacaattaaaaacaaaaaacgctTTACGCTGAAAGAAATGaaagtttaacaaaaaagaTAGTTTTAGATAAATAGATAGGATATTTAAgactgttatcaaaaaaaattatgctttattttaattttcagcttttaaactgatttcattcaatttattagttatataaaatgcaaaaatgtttttgaagtgAATATTGGATTTGAAAgcttgttcatatttttttaatttaaaattcgttaaatttattttaaaaagaaaatattaaatgcataagtaaatgtattttatatatgtgaTGTTCAGTTTTTAAACCTTATCCAATATAGTACAGTAGAGTCTCATTAATCCGCCAGTCTTAAAAACTAGGAAGTGGCGGATTATAAATATGTTCGAATCActagattatatataaaaattcatgatgaataaaataaagcatttcATAATGTACTAATTTAAgaagaaaatgtatatatttctaTAGCATGTGCGAACAGAGAAATTCGGAtttgatctacaatttttttacatttttatggacgAATCATTATTCTATCACTAGGAACTTCTAGGATTTCTggtcgaaaaaattaaatattttaacatgttCCTTTTGAAGAGAGATTTAAGCAAATAATAGAGTTTTGAGTTCTTAAACATGTGTccattaaattgtcttttttgCTAAGTTCTTCTCGTCCATTAAATTCGATCTATTAAATTTTCCACTGTTAATTCATGTTGtccaatattttgatattttgaatatgTTGTACACTGatgatataatgtttttttttttttttttaatcagaaaaatgaaaaggttttcgataaaaaaagcAGATATTTGGTTTAATAAAGTTCgcataaaatataagaataatacatatttttgtcaGTACATACAAAAAAGAGCTTGcacttttttaattacttactaaATAGTTAATTGAATTGGATTAATGAGATTTTTAAAAGCTGAACttcctaaaaaattcaaattaatgataatttttgcatttatattttgtttagggtttacaatttttttttatgtgagagcggatataataaaaatactgtttttaaataatttatttatttttaataatgaaagcaACAATAATGTAATATCGTTGTGATTACCAACTTCTTGATTTTCTTTTCACTTAGATTTTGTTCATTtgcttcttttaatttttcagttgTAATTCCCCCATCTCACTTAGATTGTTaagtaatttgaaatattttatattatgattagtaaatatcattttataaaatttttaaactaagtCATAAATAGTTTTCATTTTCAGCTCGTTTAACTTTAAGAgcaattatatttgtaatacatGACGATTATCTTCTGGTGCTCTTATAGAACAATAATATTACTTAGTAGTGAAAATGTAgtgaataacaaaataattattgttacatAACAAGTTCGTAATTTGTTAAAGCTATAAAATAAGCAATTTAGTACATAAATTTCAtacgattattaaaatatttacaagtttATATGAATTTTCATATGAAG
This region includes:
- the LOC123295531 gene encoding transcription factor MafK isoform X3 gives rise to the protein MSHHIMSDSKKGDRKNPAPLSPTPVIDISDDELVSISVKDLNRHLKLRGLTREEIVRMKQRRRTLKNRGYAASCRIKRIEQKDELESEKTQEWRDMEIMQEETARIRDEVQSYRTRFEALKKFAIVNKIPLPPELTVI
- the LOC123294459 gene encoding SH3 domain-binding protein 1-like — translated: MKKSLARVKQQLADQLRPGRTDVLSEELQAADKRVEYLREVLQTLSKALPLPANGDKRPKKGPDYNIYNLLKNEKLQAFDEGCGELIQPIFLKYSDMFYNLADEYVSYESEVDQKVATPLHKLLETDISKLKKNLNKYVSDRDSANNRLQTAQNRHYEMPNKHHVDQSKLSSLQDDLEEAGQKVEQASDQLAHDMFTLLSKEPEISNYILLHIKLRRQYYENALDVMNRLIPDIENLINNSEVRPVFNCPLADHLRVTKRKIALPIELCVCAIMEHGIAEEGLFRVAGGASKLRRLKLSIDANCLTLPLPPEYKDIHLFAGVLKSYLRELPEPLLTFNLHGDWIHAGRITNEEKRIIAIKDVLSNLPQENYDNLKYLIKFLSELSKNSQNKMSSHNIAIVMSPNLLWGRQEPDLDEVCFTSVAVDTLVTHADLFFPGETEFYLTYKSGEIFRPDFSNKIYTHTRNSSNDTNVIILDHETTGANYSVENSSPKPVTRRKNKPAPEPPKIDVVPSNETSKIEKPPRAIVSGTATVNRSTYKKEKQDIDSKNDDDVNVQSMNVRRKSLDIDREMPQSPKSNQVKKEHHTTFSKEDISEPTLISNTATTPVKDLTDPSTKFFESNHATSANVNQINAQTVTAGKITVVSENLQTKSCVQRPTCRPPPVAAPRLSLAEQNKAMAKGNENKMTKSLNEVELRGCSETVELRRPANRDEIYSTLERGNKPTIPERPASLRPASFRLNRPPVSVGDTSVNNELNSGVLERTVMYNVPDKQQVSFVQFKDRMPPGHDTQIAEKEKFLGHQPAVNDNFNSQFLSLRLEKNGPEHESTDDLQRSTDDLSTNSLQRRRSVGAKPIRPPKPDIAKSTERLNLLAKSNERLNNVTTTIVLSEVNNSITDAKPSHGRTMSEGNIVDSPSNTISTSSTDQQGNSITAPGLSSITHRPSSPKHANPSRPPRPQPPPPPPPTIAKQKTSESTDL
- the LOC123295531 gene encoding transcription factor MafK isoform X1, with amino-acid sequence MSHHIMSDSKKGDRKNPVRFKAPLSPTPVIDISDDELVSISVKDLNRHLKLRGLTREEIVRMKQRRRTLKNRGYAASCRIKRIEQKDELESEKTQVLGEWRDMEIMQEETARIRDEVQSYRTRFEALKKFAIVNKIPLPPELTVI
- the LOC123296993 gene encoding tRNA (cytosine(38)-C(5))-methyltransferase, producing the protein MKVLELYSGIGGMHFAFEESGIEGCISMAAEINPIANEVYKYNFPDTDLSGRNIQGLTPDVINKMNINLILMSPPCQPFTRNGNFGDDEDPRSDSFIHILSMIKDLKDLNYILIENVKGFEKSNTRNFLKKTLEEANFTYQEFILSPLQFGIPNSRHRYYCLAKKNSLESDFTPNVIKTNLNIDTAEPFPLKDILEENIVVNDYELQEKQLCKYIKVLDICYKDSNRSCCFTKAYGRYLDGTGSVFCPISEETANNILKEAKNTGVSIENLKRLQLRYFTPKEISRLMCFPEKFNFPPSITTKQRYRLLGNSINIKVVSLLIRLLINNSLESIKS
- the LOC123295531 gene encoding transcription factor MafK isoform X2, giving the protein MSHHIMSDSKKGDRKNPVRFKAPLSPTPVIDISDDELVSISVKDLNRHLKLRGLTREEIVRMKQRRRTLKNRGYAASCRIKRIEQKDELESEKTQEWRDMEIMQEETARIRDEVQSYRTRFEALKKFAIVNKIPLPPELTVI